Proteins encoded within one genomic window of Gloeobacter kilaueensis JS1:
- a CDS encoding long-chain acyl-[acyl-carrier-protein] reductase: protein MFGLIGHLTNLSHAQRVARDLGYDEYACQDLEFWCMAPPQAVDEITITSVTGQVIHGQYVESCFLPEMLAQGKFKTAMRKVLNAMALVQKRGIDITALGGFSSIIFENFSLEKLLNVRDITLDIRRFTTGNTHTAYILSQQVEQGAARYGIDLHRATVAVVGATGDIGSGVCRWLTRHSGPKELLLVARDYERLERLQQELGSGTILPVEEALSRADIVVWVASLNQGMAIDPATLRTPCLLIDGGYPKNMAGALQRPGVYVLDGGMVEHSLDIDWKIMSFLNVPNPARQFFACFAESMLLEFEGLHFNFSWGRNYITVEKMEQIGSLSRKHGFRPLLEISGAGSEPVIQ, encoded by the coding sequence ATGTTTGGTCTGATCGGACACCTCACCAACCTCAGCCACGCCCAGCGGGTCGCCCGCGATCTGGGCTACGACGAATACGCCTGCCAGGATCTGGAGTTCTGGTGTATGGCCCCGCCCCAGGCGGTCGATGAAATCACGATCACCAGCGTTACCGGCCAGGTGATCCATGGCCAGTACGTCGAGTCGTGCTTTTTGCCGGAGATGCTTGCCCAGGGCAAGTTCAAGACCGCGATGCGCAAGGTGCTCAACGCCATGGCCCTTGTGCAAAAGCGCGGCATCGACATCACCGCTCTGGGTGGTTTCTCATCGATTATCTTCGAGAACTTCAGCCTCGAAAAATTGCTCAACGTCCGCGACATCACCCTCGATATTCGCCGCTTTACTACCGGCAACACCCACACCGCCTACATCCTCAGCCAGCAGGTCGAGCAGGGAGCGGCCCGCTACGGCATCGACCTGCACAGGGCGACTGTCGCCGTAGTTGGAGCCACCGGCGACATCGGCAGCGGCGTCTGCCGCTGGCTGACCCGCCACAGCGGCCCAAAAGAATTGCTCCTGGTCGCCCGCGACTACGAAAGGCTCGAACGACTGCAGCAGGAGTTGGGTTCCGGCACAATCCTGCCGGTCGAGGAAGCTCTATCTAGAGCCGATATCGTCGTCTGGGTCGCCTCGCTCAACCAGGGCATGGCCATCGACCCGGCGACCCTGCGTACCCCCTGCCTGCTCATCGACGGCGGCTATCCCAAGAACATGGCCGGTGCCCTGCAGCGCCCCGGCGTCTACGTCCTCGACGGCGGCATGGTCGAGCACTCCCTCGACATCGACTGGAAGATCATGTCCTTTTTGAACGTGCCCAACCCGGCCCGCCAGTTCTTTGCCTGCTTCGCCGAGTCGATGCTGCTCGAATTTGAGGGGCTACACTTTAACTTTTCCTGGGGCCGCAACTACATCACGGTCGAGAAGATGGAGCAGATTGGCTCCCTCTCCCGCAAGCACGGCTTTCGCCCCCTCCTCGAAATCAGCGGTGCCGGCAGCGAGCCTGTCATCCAATAA
- a CDS encoding helix-hairpin-helix domain-containing protein: MEARSWKWLTAIPALSWLGLFLAGQQTRKADWVRWSILYAVLSCLGLAAGAALGEWFLFWSVWAVVVAHTFQVQAEYRNRLLMMGDPRQRLRSEQDALLAKELGMGVDINRCSVDDLLRLPGMSIIEARRIIEARRNGGPFLSADELIDRAELSSAKVYRLEPLLMFCYYEPPLPLPAILDANEASVVQLEQMEGIDSTLAVRIVCEREQNGEYKNLADLRDRLGLPPRVIARLLNRLSF; this comes from the coding sequence GTGGAGGCGCGCAGCTGGAAGTGGTTGACAGCGATCCCCGCCCTCAGCTGGTTGGGATTGTTTCTTGCCGGTCAACAAACCCGTAAGGCGGACTGGGTGCGCTGGAGCATCCTTTATGCCGTCTTGAGCTGCCTCGGGCTTGCCGCCGGTGCCGCCCTTGGGGAGTGGTTTTTGTTCTGGTCCGTCTGGGCGGTCGTCGTCGCCCACACCTTTCAGGTACAGGCCGAGTACCGCAACCGCTTGCTGATGATGGGCGATCCCCGGCAGCGCCTGCGCTCCGAGCAGGACGCGCTACTGGCAAAGGAGTTGGGTATGGGCGTCGATATCAACCGCTGCAGCGTCGATGATCTGCTGCGCTTGCCTGGCATGTCGATTATCGAAGCGCGTCGGATCATCGAGGCGCGCCGCAACGGTGGGCCGTTTCTGTCGGCGGACGAGCTCATCGACCGCGCCGAATTGTCCTCGGCCAAGGTCTACCGCCTGGAACCACTGTTGATGTTTTGCTACTACGAGCCCCCTCTGCCCCTGCCTGCCATCCTCGACGCCAACGAGGCGAGCGTCGTCCAACTCGAACAGATGGAGGGCATCGACTCCACCCTCGCGGTGCGGATCGTGTGCGAGCGCGAACAAAATGGCGAGTACAAAAACCTCGCCGACCTGCGCGATCGCCTGGGCCTGCCGCCGCGCGTCATCGCCCGCCTGCTCAATCGCCTGAGCTTCTAA
- the psbA gene encoding photosystem II q(b) protein gives MTATLERRSTQGLWERFADWVTSTNNRFYVGWFGVLMIPTLLSATICYIVAFIAAPPVDMDGIREPISGSLLYGNNIITGAVIPSSNAIGLHFYPIWEAASMDEWLYNGGPYQLVVFHFLIGVFCYLGREWELSYRLGLRPWICIAYSAPVAAATAVFLIYPIGQGSFSDGMPLGISGTFNFMFVFQAEHNILNHPFHMLGVAGVFGGSLFSAMHGSLVTSSLIRETSYEESQNYGYKFGQEEETYNIIAAHGYFGRLIFQYASFNNSRSLHFFLAAWPVVGIWFTALGISVMAFNLNGFNFNSSIVDSQGRAIYTWADVVNRANLGMEVMHERNAHNFPLDLASSESVPVAVSTADLNG, from the coding sequence ATGACTGCAACACTTGAGCGTCGTTCGACTCAGGGATTGTGGGAGCGCTTCGCCGACTGGGTCACCTCCACCAACAACCGCTTCTACGTCGGTTGGTTCGGCGTCTTGATGATCCCCACCCTGCTTTCGGCTACCATCTGCTACATCGTCGCCTTCATCGCCGCCCCGCCGGTGGACATGGACGGCATCCGCGAGCCGATTTCCGGCTCCTTGCTTTACGGCAACAACATCATCACCGGCGCTGTCATTCCCAGCTCCAACGCTATCGGTCTTCACTTTTATCCGATTTGGGAAGCAGCCAGCATGGATGAGTGGCTCTACAACGGCGGGCCTTACCAGCTTGTCGTCTTCCACTTTTTGATTGGGGTGTTTTGCTACCTGGGTCGGGAGTGGGAGTTATCGTATCGTCTGGGCTTGCGTCCCTGGATCTGCATTGCCTACAGTGCGCCTGTGGCGGCAGCGACGGCGGTGTTTTTGATTTACCCGATTGGTCAGGGCAGTTTCAGCGATGGGATGCCGTTGGGTATCTCCGGCACGTTCAACTTCATGTTTGTCTTTCAGGCGGAGCACAACATTCTCAACCACCCCTTCCACATGCTGGGAGTGGCGGGAGTGTTCGGTGGTTCGCTTTTCAGTGCGATGCACGGTTCGTTGGTGACCAGCAGCCTGATTCGTGAGACTTCTTACGAGGAGTCGCAGAACTACGGTTACAAGTTTGGTCAGGAAGAGGAGACGTACAACATCATTGCGGCCCACGGCTACTTTGGTCGTCTGATTTTCCAGTACGCGAGCTTCAACAACAGCCGTTCGTTGCACTTTTTCCTGGCGGCGTGGCCGGTTGTAGGGATCTGGTTCACGGCGCTGGGCATCAGCGTGATGGCGTTCAACCTGAACGGGTTCAACTTCAATTCGAGCATCGTGGATTCGCAGGGCCGTGCGATTTACACGTGGGCGGACGTGGTGAACCGGGCGAACCTGGGAATGGAAGTGATGCACGAGAGGAATGCGCACAATTTCCCGCTGGACCTGGCGTCGAGCGAGAGTGTGCCGGTGGCGGTGAGCACCGCTGACCTCAACGGCTAA
- a CDS encoding aldehyde oxygenase (deformylating) translates to MNRTDESTAAGAPALDYRSETYRDAYSRINAIVLEGEREACANYLALAELLPDHADALKKLSAMENRHFKGFQSCARNLEVTPDDEFARRYFAGLDANFQRAAASGDIAACMVIQALIIECFAIAAYNIYIPVADPFARRVTEGVVKDEYTHLNFGQQWLKDHFEAVRPGIEQANAQNLPIVWRMLGEVEDDAATLQMDKEAIVEDFLIQYGEALSDIGFTTRDVMKMSARGLAAAPRA, encoded by the coding sequence GTGAACCGAACCGACGAATCAACAGCCGCAGGCGCACCGGCCCTGGACTACCGCTCCGAAACCTACCGGGATGCCTATTCCCGGATCAACGCGATCGTGCTGGAGGGTGAGCGCGAAGCCTGCGCCAACTACCTGGCACTGGCTGAGTTGCTGCCGGACCACGCCGATGCCCTCAAAAAATTGTCGGCCATGGAAAACCGGCACTTCAAAGGCTTTCAATCCTGTGCCCGCAATCTGGAGGTGACGCCCGACGACGAGTTCGCCCGGCGCTACTTCGCTGGGCTCGACGCCAACTTTCAAAGGGCCGCCGCCAGCGGCGACATCGCTGCCTGCATGGTGATCCAGGCTCTGATCATCGAGTGCTTTGCGATCGCTGCCTACAACATCTACATTCCGGTGGCCGACCCCTTCGCCCGGCGCGTCACCGAAGGCGTCGTCAAAGACGAGTACACCCACCTCAATTTTGGCCAGCAGTGGCTCAAAGACCACTTCGAGGCGGTGCGCCCTGGGATCGAGCAGGCGAACGCCCAGAATCTGCCCATCGTCTGGCGGATGTTGGGGGAAGTCGAAGACGATGCAGCGACGCTGCAGATGGACAAAGAAGCGATCGTCGAAGACTTTTTGATTCAGTACGGCGAAGCCCTCTCAGACATCGGCTTTACCACCCGCGATGTGATGAAGATGTCGGCTCGCGGCCTGGCTGCCGCCCCCCGCGCCTAA
- a CDS encoding diacylglycerol/polyprenol kinase family protein codes for MIAWWWQSVWIGLYVGGVLAIAQWLANHRTANEYTRKFVHIATGNIILLAWMLQVTRPVALGFGLLFCAVTLLSYRYRFLGSLSGVNRRSFGTFFYALSISLLVACFWYPDRKIVAVLGILVMTWGDALAALVGQSLGRRTYKVLGVRKTLEGSLTMAAVSFVVALLLVGITCGWGGSTIFGAGTIAVVAAALEVISVGGVDNLTVPVGSAILANILLYECLLPGR; via the coding sequence GTGATCGCCTGGTGGTGGCAGTCTGTCTGGATCGGCCTGTACGTGGGCGGCGTGCTGGCGATTGCCCAGTGGCTTGCCAATCACCGCACCGCCAACGAGTACACCCGCAAGTTCGTCCACATCGCCACCGGCAACATCATCCTGCTTGCCTGGATGCTCCAGGTCACCCGCCCGGTAGCCCTCGGCTTTGGTTTGCTTTTTTGTGCGGTGACGCTGCTTTCTTATCGCTATCGGTTCTTAGGGAGCCTGAGCGGTGTCAACCGCCGCAGCTTCGGTACATTTTTTTATGCCCTCAGCATCAGCCTGCTGGTAGCCTGCTTCTGGTACCCTGACCGGAAGATCGTCGCCGTGCTGGGCATTCTGGTGATGACCTGGGGGGATGCGCTGGCGGCGCTGGTGGGCCAGAGCCTTGGCCGACGCACCTACAAGGTGCTGGGAGTTCGCAAAACCCTCGAAGGTTCGCTCACGATGGCTGCCGTCAGCTTTGTCGTTGCGCTGCTGCTGGTGGGCATAACCTGCGGCTGGGGAGGGTCAACTATTTTTGGTGCCGGCACTATCGCCGTCGTCGCGGCGGCCTTAGAAGTGATTTCGGTGGGCGGCGTCGATAATCTGACAGTCCCCGTCGGTAGCGCTATCCTGGCGAATATCCTCCTTTATGAATGTTTGTTGCCGGGACGCTGA
- a CDS encoding NINE protein: protein MSEKNRQTAAILAMLLGSLGAHKFYLGRPVAGVFYMLFFWTGLPGLIAFAEGLIYLFQSDAEFGKKFNPQLAYEQPKFLGDPIDTLRRLEALRQEGLISDEEFEEKRRKLIERIG from the coding sequence ATGAGTGAGAAAAACCGTCAGACAGCAGCCATACTCGCCATGCTGCTCGGTTCGCTGGGTGCGCACAAGTTCTACCTGGGCCGACCGGTCGCCGGTGTCTTTTATATGCTGTTTTTCTGGACGGGACTGCCGGGTCTAATCGCCTTCGCCGAAGGGCTGATTTATCTGTTCCAGAGCGACGCCGAATTTGGCAAAAAATTCAACCCGCAACTGGCCTACGAGCAGCCCAAATTCTTAGGCGATCCGATCGACACGCTGCGCCGCCTCGAAGCCCTGCGCCAGGAAGGGCTGATTAGCGACGAAGAATTCGAGGAAAAGCGCCGCAAGCTGATCGAGCGCATCGGTTGA
- the pnp gene encoding polyribonucleotide nucleotidyltransferase: MIEYRKSVTVHGREIGLSTGVLAQLAGGSVLVQSGETAVLVTATMARQPREGIDFFPLLVDYEERLYAAGRIPGSFVRREGRPPEKAILAARLIDRPLRPLFPKGFINDVQIVATVLALDMNVPPDILAILGASSATMLAGIPFDGPVAATRVGLIGDDFIINPTYKEIEDGDLDLVVAGTKNGIMMVEAGANGLSEEDILDAIDFGYEAVQAMLTAQEEFIKELKVEPLAFTPPANDPVLVSFVEQKVADPVAEILHSFDLSKDERDKRLDGIEAELKATFETLGEDDPLREKLAANPNKLGALFKSATKKLMRRQILDEGKRVDGRALGEVRPVSSAVRVIPRVHGCGLFTRGTTQVLSVVTLGTGSDAQELDDLHPDESKRYMHHYNFPGFSVGEVKPLRGVGRREVGHGALAERAIVPVLPEYEAFPYVIRVVSEVLSSNGSTSMGSVCGSTLALMDAGVPLREPVSGVAMGLIKEGDEVRILTDIQGIEDFLGDMDFKVAGTRDGITALQMDIKIQGITLSIMESALQQAKAGRLHILEKMLIAIDKPRAELSPYAPRLLTLKIPVDMIGLVIGPGGKTIKRIVEETGAKVDIEDDGTVIVSSVDGAKALAARQIIEGMTRTVEVDKVYLGTVTRIIPNLGAFVEVLPGKEGLVHISQLAEHRVRKVEDELNVGDEVVVKVKDIDQKGRINLTRRGIHPSEVEAARGQ, from the coding sequence ATGATCGAGTACAGAAAGTCTGTCACAGTCCATGGACGCGAGATCGGGTTAAGTACAGGCGTCCTGGCACAGCTGGCAGGCGGATCGGTATTGGTGCAGTCGGGAGAGACTGCCGTTTTAGTAACTGCGACGATGGCCCGCCAACCGCGCGAGGGAATCGACTTTTTTCCTTTGCTGGTTGACTACGAGGAGCGCCTCTACGCCGCCGGTCGCATTCCCGGTAGTTTTGTCCGCCGCGAAGGCCGCCCGCCCGAAAAGGCAATCCTGGCAGCCCGCCTCATCGACCGCCCGCTGCGGCCACTGTTTCCCAAAGGTTTTATCAACGACGTGCAGATCGTGGCGACTGTTCTCGCCCTCGATATGAACGTTCCGCCGGACATTCTGGCGATTCTCGGAGCCTCCAGCGCGACGATGCTCGCGGGAATTCCCTTCGATGGGCCGGTAGCAGCGACCCGCGTCGGCCTTATCGGCGACGATTTCATCATCAATCCCACCTACAAGGAGATCGAAGACGGGGATCTCGATCTGGTGGTGGCCGGCACCAAAAACGGAATCATGATGGTCGAGGCGGGAGCGAACGGCCTTTCCGAAGAAGACATCCTCGATGCGATCGACTTTGGCTACGAGGCGGTGCAGGCGATGCTCACCGCCCAGGAAGAGTTCATCAAAGAACTAAAAGTCGAACCGCTCGCATTTACGCCCCCCGCCAACGACCCGGTGCTCGTCTCCTTCGTCGAGCAGAAGGTAGCTGACCCGGTGGCAGAAATTCTCCACAGTTTTGATCTGAGCAAAGACGAGCGCGACAAACGGCTCGATGGGATCGAGGCAGAGCTGAAAGCAACTTTTGAGACCCTGGGCGAGGACGATCCACTCCGCGAGAAGCTGGCGGCCAATCCCAACAAACTCGGGGCGCTTTTTAAGTCAGCCACCAAAAAACTGATGCGCAGGCAGATCCTCGACGAGGGCAAGCGCGTCGATGGCCGCGCCTTGGGCGAGGTGCGCCCGGTAAGTAGTGCCGTGCGCGTCATCCCGCGCGTCCACGGCTGCGGACTGTTTACGCGGGGGACGACCCAGGTGCTCTCGGTGGTCACTTTGGGCACCGGCTCCGACGCTCAAGAACTCGACGACCTGCACCCGGACGAGTCCAAGCGCTACATGCACCACTACAACTTTCCCGGCTTCTCGGTGGGCGAGGTCAAGCCCCTGCGCGGGGTGGGTCGGCGCGAGGTAGGCCACGGAGCCCTGGCGGAGCGGGCGATCGTGCCGGTGCTGCCGGAGTACGAAGCTTTCCCCTACGTGATCCGCGTCGTCTCCGAGGTGCTCTCCTCCAACGGCTCGACCTCGATGGGTTCGGTCTGCGGCTCGACTCTAGCGCTGATGGACGCGGGGGTGCCCCTGCGCGAACCGGTCTCCGGGGTGGCGATGGGACTTATCAAAGAAGGCGACGAGGTGCGCATCCTCACCGACATCCAGGGCATCGAAGATTTTCTGGGCGACATGGACTTCAAGGTGGCCGGTACCCGCGACGGGATCACAGCCCTGCAGATGGACATCAAGATCCAGGGGATTACCCTTTCCATCATGGAATCGGCGCTGCAGCAGGCCAAAGCCGGGCGGCTGCATATTCTTGAGAAGATGCTCATCGCCATCGACAAGCCCAGAGCGGAGCTGTCGCCCTACGCTCCGAGACTGCTGACCCTCAAGATTCCGGTCGATATGATTGGCCTGGTCATTGGTCCCGGCGGCAAGACGATCAAACGGATCGTAGAAGAGACCGGCGCAAAGGTCGATATCGAGGACGACGGCACGGTGATCGTCTCCTCGGTAGATGGAGCCAAAGCCCTCGCCGCCCGCCAGATCATCGAAGGGATGACCCGCACCGTCGAGGTGGACAAAGTCTACCTGGGCACCGTTACCCGGATCATTCCCAACCTCGGTGCCTTCGTCGAGGTTCTACCCGGCAAAGAAGGGCTGGTGCATATTTCGCAGCTGGCCGAGCACCGGGTGCGCAAGGTCGAGGACGAACTGAACGTCGGCGACGAAGTGGTGGTCAAAGTCAAGGACATCGACCAGAAAGGCCGGATCAACCTCACCCGCCGGGGTATCCACCCGAGCGAGGTGGAGGCAGCGCGGGGCCAGTAG
- a CDS encoding electron transfer flavoprotein subunit beta/FixA family protein, with translation MDIFVLIKQVPDQGAKAGINADGTIDRAKARRMLNPFDRYALQAALHTRRTYGGRVTAITMGPPPAIEILYEAIAHGVDQAILLSDRRLAASDTLATAYALFKVVRYAGPFDLVFCGLQTTDGDTAQVGPQLAERLQVPQVTYCEDFEIEENTALLARRVIEGGAQSVRCPLPAVVTVANSYERLAYKTLRGAQRVQQLQRDEAERRRAIRTVTLDDIEADPARCGLKGSPTIVAATEKVGEIGGHCTFYQGKAAAQLVSDVLTAEIIAPDLVKR, from the coding sequence GTGGACATCTTTGTACTGATCAAGCAGGTGCCCGATCAGGGAGCGAAGGCGGGCATCAACGCCGATGGCACGATCGACCGAGCGAAAGCGCGGCGGATGCTCAATCCCTTCGACCGCTACGCCCTGCAGGCGGCCCTGCACACCCGGCGCACCTACGGCGGCAGGGTGACGGCGATCACGATGGGACCACCGCCCGCCATCGAAATTCTCTACGAGGCGATCGCCCACGGCGTCGATCAGGCCATTTTGTTGAGTGACCGCCGCCTGGCTGCCTCCGACACGCTGGCCACCGCCTACGCCCTGTTTAAGGTGGTGCGCTACGCCGGACCCTTCGATCTCGTCTTCTGCGGTTTACAGACCACCGACGGCGACACCGCCCAGGTCGGGCCACAACTGGCGGAGCGGCTGCAGGTGCCCCAGGTGACTTACTGCGAAGACTTTGAGATCGAAGAAAATACGGCCCTGCTCGCCCGCCGCGTCATCGAAGGAGGAGCCCAGAGCGTGCGCTGCCCGCTTCCGGCGGTAGTGACTGTCGCCAACTCCTACGAGCGGCTCGCCTACAAGACGCTGCGCGGCGCTCAGCGGGTGCAGCAGCTGCAGCGCGACGAGGCGGAGCGCCGCCGGGCAATCCGCACCGTCACCCTCGATGACATCGAAGCCGACCCGGCCCGCTGCGGCCTCAAGGGCTCGCCCACGATCGTCGCTGCCACCGAAAAAGTGGGCGAAATTGGCGGCCACTGCACCTTCTACCAGGGCAAGGCGGCTGCCCAACTGGTGAGCGACGTGCTCACAGCCGAGATCATTGCACCCGATTTGGTGAAAAGATGA
- a CDS encoding TldD/PmbA family protein, whose translation MQERLEELIRTYRPKVDFLAIRLEQAQSTDISLRGPLVETLSEALAVGGHVRACYKGGWGFASFNRLQDLEARLAEAVTAARLTGSEQTQLAPIEPVRRSVALQLGGRDPRSVPLAEKKALCDHYNQILTAYSPQVATTSVHYSDSYQKVLIVTSEGTLLEQEWIDLEMRFAATARDGSTVQTGRETGGSRRGFEDLLGLDDKVRSAASRAVAALALPPVRGGLYTVVIDPILTGLFVHEAFGHLSEADMVYENPDLIEVMSLGRRFGPPSLNIYDGAAIGGHRGSYLYDDEGVPATTTALIREGELVGRLHSRETAGKLEEAPTGNARCLDYNYAPIVRMTNTWIDRGDVPLADLPLDIKEGVYARNWLGGMTNGEMFTFSAGEAWMIRDGQLAEPVRDVTLSGNVFQSLADIEAIGDDFEWDESGGCGKGGQDGLAVGCGGPSLRIRNIVVGGN comes from the coding sequence ATGCAAGAGCGCCTCGAAGAGCTGATTCGCACCTACCGCCCGAAGGTCGATTTTCTGGCAATTCGCCTTGAGCAGGCCCAGAGCACCGACATCAGCCTGCGCGGCCCCCTCGTCGAGACGCTGAGCGAGGCGCTGGCGGTAGGCGGCCATGTGCGGGCCTGTTATAAGGGCGGTTGGGGCTTTGCCAGTTTCAATCGCCTGCAAGATCTCGAAGCGCGCCTGGCCGAGGCGGTGACAGCGGCCCGCCTCACCGGCAGCGAACAGACCCAGCTTGCCCCCATCGAACCGGTGCGCCGCTCTGTTGCCCTGCAACTGGGTGGCCGCGACCCGCGCAGCGTGCCGCTGGCCGAAAAAAAAGCCCTCTGCGATCACTACAACCAGATCCTCACCGCCTACTCGCCCCAGGTGGCGACCACCAGCGTCCACTACAGCGACAGCTACCAAAAAGTGCTCATCGTCACCTCCGAGGGCACCCTCTTAGAACAGGAGTGGATCGACCTCGAGATGCGCTTTGCGGCCACCGCCCGCGACGGGAGCACCGTCCAGACCGGGCGGGAGACGGGCGGTTCGCGCCGGGGCTTCGAGGATCTGCTGGGACTGGACGATAAGGTGCGCTCCGCCGCCTCGCGCGCCGTAGCCGCCCTTGCCCTGCCGCCGGTGAGAGGCGGCCTCTACACCGTCGTCATCGACCCGATCCTCACCGGGCTCTTCGTCCACGAAGCCTTCGGCCACCTCTCCGAGGCCGACATGGTCTACGAAAACCCGGATCTCATCGAAGTGATGAGCCTCGGGCGGCGCTTCGGTCCACCCTCCCTCAATATTTATGACGGGGCGGCGATCGGGGGGCACCGGGGCAGCTATCTCTACGACGACGAAGGCGTACCTGCCACCACCACCGCCTTGATTCGCGAGGGCGAACTGGTGGGGCGGCTGCACTCGCGCGAGACCGCCGGCAAGCTCGAAGAAGCGCCTACCGGCAACGCCCGCTGCCTCGATTACAACTACGCGCCGATTGTCCGGATGACCAACACCTGGATCGATCGCGGCGATGTACCGCTCGCCGACCTGCCCCTCGATATCAAAGAAGGCGTCTACGCCCGTAACTGGTTGGGCGGCATGACCAACGGCGAGATGTTCACCTTCAGCGCCGGTGAAGCCTGGATGATCCGAGACGGCCAGCTCGCCGAACCCGTGCGCGATGTCACCCTCTCGGGCAACGTCTTTCAGAGCCTCGCCGATATCGAGGCGATCGGCGACGACTTTGAGTGGGACGAATCCGGCGGCTGCGGCAAAGGGGGCCAGGACGGCCTGGCCGTGGGTTGCGGCGGTCCCAGCCTGCGCATCCGCAACATTGTCGTAGGCGGCAACTGA